Proteins from one Loktanella sp. M215 genomic window:
- the lon gene encoding endopeptidase La, with the protein MQEPLAPSYPVLPLRDIVVFPHMIVPLFVGREKSVRALEEVMRDDKQILLSSQIDPGEDDPAQGGIYKAGVLANVLQLLKLPDGTVKVLVEGRARVRIVDFIENDSFFEASAEYLTEMPGNEDEIEALVRTVAAEFERYAKIKKNIPEEAMSAVSETTEPAKLADLVAGHLGIEVAEKQGLLETLSVSERLEKVYGLMQGEMSVLQVEKKIKTRVKSQMERTQREYYLNEQMKAIQKELGDGEDGQNEVAELEARIEATKLSKEAREKVDAELKKLKNMSPMSAEATVVRNYLDWILAVPWGVKSRTKKNLAHAQKVLDDDHFGLEKVKERIVEYLAVQQRSAKLKGPIMCLVGPPGVGKTSLGKSVAKATGREFIRISLGGVRDESEIRGHRRTYIGSMPGKIIQALKKAKTTNPLILLDEIDKMGQDFRGDPASAMLEVLDPEQNASFVDHYLEVEYDLSNVMFLTTANSYNMPGPLLDRMEIISLSGYTEDEKREIARGHLLPKVMKNHGLKEKEFAVEDSALTDIARYYTREAGVRNFERELAKIARKAVTQIAKKTYDHVTVTADNLDDFLGVRKHRYGLAEKDDQIGVVTGLAWTSVGGELLSIEALRLPGKGRMKTTGKLGDVMKESIDAASSYVRSISPKIGVKPPKFDTIDIHVHVPDGATPKDGPSAGLAMVTSIVSVLTQIPVRKDIAMTGEVSLRGNAMPIGGLKEKLLAALRGGIKTVLIPEENEKDLADIPDNVKAGLTIIPVSHVSEVLEHALIRQPDPIEWDEAAEEAAAAATLAEQRARVMGGAGVH; encoded by the coding sequence ATGCAAGAACCACTTGCCCCATCCTACCCGGTCCTGCCTCTGCGGGATATCGTGGTCTTTCCGCACATGATCGTGCCGCTGTTCGTGGGGCGCGAGAAATCGGTCCGCGCGTTGGAAGAAGTCATGCGCGACGACAAGCAGATCCTGCTGTCCAGCCAGATCGACCCCGGCGAGGATGATCCCGCACAGGGTGGCATCTACAAGGCCGGCGTGCTGGCCAATGTGCTGCAACTGCTGAAATTGCCCGACGGCACCGTGAAGGTGCTGGTCGAAGGCCGCGCCCGCGTGCGGATCGTGGATTTTATCGAGAACGACAGCTTTTTCGAGGCGTCGGCCGAATATCTGACCGAAATGCCCGGCAACGAGGACGAGATCGAGGCGCTGGTGCGCACGGTCGCGGCCGAGTTCGAGCGCTATGCCAAGATCAAGAAGAACATCCCCGAAGAAGCCATGTCCGCCGTCAGCGAGACGACGGAACCGGCGAAGCTTGCCGACCTCGTTGCCGGTCACCTTGGCATCGAGGTCGCCGAAAAGCAGGGCCTGCTGGAAACGCTGAGCGTGAGCGAGCGGCTGGAGAAGGTCTATGGCCTGATGCAGGGCGAGATGTCCGTGCTGCAGGTCGAAAAGAAGATCAAGACCCGCGTGAAGTCCCAGATGGAGCGCACGCAGCGCGAATACTATCTGAACGAGCAGATGAAGGCGATCCAGAAGGAACTGGGCGACGGTGAGGACGGCCAGAACGAGGTCGCCGAGCTGGAAGCCCGGATCGAGGCCACGAAGCTGTCGAAGGAAGCCCGCGAGAAGGTCGATGCGGAACTCAAGAAGCTCAAGAACATGAGCCCGATGAGCGCCGAGGCGACGGTTGTGCGCAACTACCTTGACTGGATCCTGGCTGTGCCATGGGGCGTCAAGTCGCGTACCAAGAAGAACCTTGCCCATGCGCAGAAGGTGCTGGACGACGACCACTTTGGCCTGGAGAAAGTCAAGGAGCGCATCGTCGAGTATCTGGCCGTGCAGCAACGGTCGGCCAAGCTGAAGGGTCCGATCATGTGCCTCGTCGGCCCGCCGGGCGTCGGCAAGACATCGCTTGGCAAGTCGGTGGCGAAAGCCACGGGACGCGAGTTCATCCGCATCTCCCTTGGTGGTGTGCGTGACGAATCCGAGATCCGCGGTCACCGCCGGACCTATATCGGGTCGATGCCGGGCAAGATCATTCAGGCGCTGAAGAAGGCGAAGACCACGAACCCGCTCATCCTGCTCGACGAGATCGACAAGATGGGGCAGGACTTCCGTGGCGATCCCGCATCGGCGATGCTGGAGGTGCTTGATCCGGAACAGAACGCAAGCTTCGTCGACCACTACCTCGAGGTGGAATACGATCTGTCAAACGTGATGTTCCTGACCACGGCGAACTCTTACAACATGCCGGGGCCGCTGCTGGACCGGATGGAGATCATCAGCCTGTCCGGCTACACCGAGGACGAGAAGCGCGAGATCGCGAGAGGTCACCTGCTGCCGAAGGTCATGAAGAACCATGGTCTGAAGGAGAAGGAATTCGCGGTCGAGGACAGTGCCCTGACGGACATCGCGCGGTATTACACCCGCGAGGCCGGCGTGCGGAACTTTGAACGCGAACTGGCTAAGATCGCCCGCAAGGCGGTGACCCAGATCGCCAAGAAGACCTACGACCACGTCACGGTGACGGCGGATAACCTCGACGACTTCCTTGGCGTGCGCAAACACCGCTATGGGTTGGCGGAAAAGGACGACCAGATCGGTGTCGTGACAGGCTTGGCGTGGACCAGCGTCGGCGGGGAACTCCTGTCGATCGAGGCGCTGCGTCTGCCGGGCAAGGGCCGGATGAAGACGACCGGCAAGCTGGGCGATGTGATGAAGGAATCCATCGACGCGGCGTCCAGCTACGTGCGGTCGATCAGCCCGAAGATCGGTGTAAAACCGCCGAAATTCGACACGATCGACATCCACGTCCACGTCCCCGACGGGGCGACGCCGAAGGACGGACCCTCTGCGGGTCTCGCGATGGTCACCTCCATCGTCTCGGTTCTGACGCAGATCCCGGTCCGCAAGGACATTGCCATGACCGGCGAAGTCTCCTTGCGCGGCAACGCCATGCCGATCGGGGGGCTGAAAGAGAAACTGCTCGCCGCCCTGCGCGGCGGGATCAAGACAGTGCTGATCCCCGAGGAGAACGAGAAGGACCTCGCGGATATCCCGGACAACGTGAAGGCAGGCCTGACAATCATTCCCGTCAGCCACGTCTCTGAAGTGCTGGAACATGCGCTGATCCGGCAGCCCGATCCCATCGAATGGGACGAGGCGGCCGAGGAAGCCGCCGCCGCCGCGACACTGGCCGAACAACGCGCCCGTGTCATGGGTGGCGCCGGGGTCCACTGA
- a CDS encoding trypco2 family protein: MDLKDFIKETISGIIEATNDLQDQFADAGILINPPVYGDSGVYEEGSSSHRDRAIQKIDFDVAVTVASETGGDVGAKVRIVSVEAGGAGKHSRSNEEVSRVKFSIPLTLRPTDAEKRNRKEHNRQWNRRGNNDSDPVV; this comes from the coding sequence GTGGACCTCAAAGATTTCATCAAGGAAACGATCTCGGGGATCATCGAAGCCACCAATGATTTGCAAGACCAGTTTGCAGACGCAGGTATCCTAATCAATCCACCTGTGTATGGCGACAGTGGTGTCTATGAGGAGGGGAGTTCTTCTCATAGGGATCGTGCAATCCAAAAGATCGATTTTGATGTTGCTGTTACAGTAGCATCGGAGACGGGCGGCGACGTTGGAGCAAAGGTCAGAATAGTATCGGTCGAGGCTGGTGGTGCTGGAAAGCACAGCCGTTCCAATGAAGAGGTCAGCCGCGTCAAGTTTTCAATCCCCCTGACTCTGCGTCCGACAGATGCTGAAAAGCGAAATCGGAAAGAGCACAATCGTCAGTGGAATCGACGTGGTAACAACGACTCTGACCCTGTGGTCTGA
- a CDS encoding RsmB/NOP family class I SAM-dependent RNA methyltransferase: MTPAARLAAAITVLDDVIAGTPGERALTQWARTHRFAGSGDRAALRDHVYDVLRARRSLAALGGGMTGRALILGLLRRDGPDPDSVFGSGGHAPDALTADERAAEQQSVTGAGAADLPDWLWPLWQEALGEEAMSAAQLQRQRAPVFLRVNLSRGTRDAAQASLLADAVPTAPHPLVDTALRVLDNPRRVAASAAYREGLVEVQDSSSQMAIARLPLLPGQRILDFCAGGGGKALALADRLGGPVWAHDIDPRRMTDIAPRAARAEVQITPLATEALRKAAPFDLILCDAPCSGSGTWRRTPDAKWRLTPERLTELNAIQSEILDRAALLTRAGSVMAYATCSVLTAENEGIVAPFLERHPDWTRIDRMALQPTEHHDGFQMSVMRRT; this comes from the coding sequence GTGACCCCGGCTGCGAGATTGGCTGCGGCGATCACGGTCCTTGATGATGTGATCGCGGGCACGCCTGGGGAACGGGCGCTGACCCAGTGGGCGCGGACCCACCGCTTTGCGGGGTCTGGGGATCGGGCCGCCCTGCGCGATCATGTCTACGATGTGCTGCGCGCCAGGCGGTCGCTCGCGGCCCTTGGCGGTGGCATGACGGGGCGCGCCTTGATCCTTGGCTTGCTGCGGCGTGATGGCCCCGATCCGGACAGCGTCTTTGGCAGCGGCGGTCATGCGCCGGACGCACTGACCGCAGATGAACGGGCCGCGGAGCAGCAGAGCGTAACCGGTGCAGGGGCTGCGGACCTGCCGGACTGGTTGTGGCCGTTGTGGCAGGAGGCCTTGGGCGAGGAGGCGATGTCTGCGGCCCAGTTGCAGCGCCAGCGGGCACCGGTGTTTTTGCGGGTCAACCTGTCGCGCGGCACACGTGACGCGGCCCAGGCCAGCCTTCTGGCCGATGCCGTTCCAACGGCGCCGCATCCTTTGGTGGACACGGCCTTGCGGGTGCTGGACAACCCCCGCCGGGTTGCGGCCAGTGCCGCCTACCGCGAGGGTCTGGTCGAGGTGCAGGACAGTTCATCGCAGATGGCCATCGCCCGGCTGCCGCTGCTGCCGGGGCAACGGATCCTTGATTTCTGCGCAGGCGGTGGCGGCAAGGCGCTCGCGCTGGCGGACCGCTTGGGGGGGCCGGTCTGGGCGCATGACATCGACCCGCGGCGCATGACCGATATCGCCCCCCGTGCGGCCCGTGCAGAGGTCCAGATCACGCCCTTGGCGACGGAGGCCCTCCGCAAGGCCGCACCTTTCGACCTTATCCTGTGCGATGCGCCGTGTTCCGGCAGCGGCACATGGCGCAGAACACCGGACGCAAAGTGGCGCCTGACGCCGGAAAGGCTGACCGAACTCAACGCCATACAATCCGAAATTCTTGACCGCGCAGCGCTGTTGACGCGGGCGGGAAGCGTCATGGCCTATGCCACCTGCTCGGTCCTGACCGCCGAGAACGAGGGGATCGTGGCACCGTTTCTGGAGCGGCATCCAGACTGGACACGCATTGATCGCATGGCTCTGCAGCCGACAGAACATCACGACGGATTTCAGATGTCCGTCATGCGTCGCACCTGA
- a CDS encoding HU family DNA-binding protein, with the protein MSDKPATPGDGTVRLTPAAPKAKVAAPQSAPAKAPAPRVVGGNSDAPAGETVKKADFVDRVVARSGVKKKDAKPAIEATLAEIAAIMSAGGELVLPPIGKLKTVKINDLGEGAQVMTLKLRTTKDGAGTSGAGNAKSGVAEDGDDS; encoded by the coding sequence ATGTCCGACAAACCCGCGACACCAGGTGACGGCACCGTCCGCCTGACGCCGGCCGCCCCCAAGGCCAAGGTGGCGGCACCTCAGTCGGCCCCGGCCAAAGCACCTGCGCCGCGTGTTGTTGGCGGCAACTCTGACGCGCCCGCTGGCGAGACGGTCAAGAAGGCCGACTTCGTCGACCGTGTCGTGGCGCGCTCTGGCGTCAAGAAGAAGGACGCAAAACCCGCGATCGAGGCGACCCTTGCCGAGATCGCCGCGATCATGAGCGCCGGCGGCGAACTGGTCCTGCCGCCGATCGGCAAGCTGAAGACCGTCAAGATCAATGACCTTGGCGAGGGCGCGCAGGTGATGACGCTGAAACTGCGGACGACGAAGGACGGCGCGGGTACCTCTGGCGCCGGAAATGCGAAATCCGGGGTTGCAGAGGACGGCGACGACAGCTAA
- the tgt gene encoding tRNA guanosine(34) transglycosylase Tgt: MTARFSFDLIATDGMARTGVMHTPRGDIRTPAFMPVGTAATVKAMMPESVAATGADILLGNTYHLMLRPTAERIAKLGGLHRFMNWDKPILTDSGGFQVMSLADLRKLTEAGVTFKSHIDGSKHMLSPERSMEIQRLLGSDIVMCFDECPALPADRDRIAESMRLSMRWAQRSRDAFGDRPGHALFGIQQGGLEQDFREESAKALIDVGFDGYAVGGLAVGEGQGAMFGCLDFATDMLPRDKPRYLMGVGKPDDIVGAVKRGIDMMDCVLPSRSGRTGQGFTRHGVVNIKNARHADDPRPLDEACTCPACRNYSRAYLHHVFRAQEMISGMLLTWHNLHYFQQIMGEMRAAIAEGGFAAWESDFHATRAQGDIDPI, encoded by the coding sequence ATGACTGCCCGCTTTTCCTTTGATCTGATTGCCACCGACGGCATGGCGCGGACAGGCGTCATGCATACGCCGCGGGGAGATATCCGCACGCCGGCGTTCATGCCTGTCGGCACCGCCGCCACGGTCAAGGCGATGATGCCCGAAAGCGTGGCCGCCACGGGCGCTGACATCCTGCTGGGCAATACCTATCACCTGATGCTGCGTCCGACCGCAGAACGCATCGCGAAGCTGGGTGGCCTGCACCGCTTCATGAATTGGGACAAGCCGATCCTGACGGATTCGGGCGGCTTTCAGGTGATGAGCCTTGCCGATCTGCGCAAGCTGACCGAGGCGGGGGTCACCTTCAAATCGCATATCGATGGCAGCAAGCACATGCTGTCACCGGAAAGGAGCATGGAGATCCAGCGGTTGCTGGGGTCCGATATCGTGATGTGTTTCGACGAATGCCCGGCCCTGCCTGCCGACCGGGATCGCATCGCCGAGTCGATGCGGCTGTCGATGCGGTGGGCGCAGCGGTCCCGCGATGCCTTTGGCGATCGCCCGGGGCATGCGCTGTTCGGGATCCAGCAGGGCGGGCTGGAGCAGGACTTTCGCGAGGAATCGGCCAAGGCGCTGATTGACGTGGGCTTCGATGGCTATGCCGTCGGCGGTCTGGCGGTGGGCGAGGGGCAGGGGGCGATGTTCGGCTGCCTCGACTTTGCCACCGACATGCTGCCCCGTGACAAGCCGCGCTATCTGATGGGCGTGGGCAAGCCCGACGACATCGTGGGCGCCGTGAAGCGCGGAATCGACATGATGGATTGCGTGCTGCCCAGCCGGTCCGGCCGGACCGGGCAGGGGTTCACCCGTCACGGTGTGGTGAACATCAAGAATGCACGCCACGCTGACGACCCGCGGCCGCTGGACGAGGCCTGCACCTGTCCCGCCTGCCGCAACTATTCCCGCGCCTACCTGCACCACGTGTTCCGCGCGCAGGAGATGATTTCCGGCATGCTGCTGACCTGGCACAATCTGCATTATTTCCAGCAGATCATGGGCGAAATGCGGGCCGCGATCGCCGAAGGCGGCTTTGCCGCATGGGAGTCGGATTTCCACGCCACGCGGGCGCAGGGCGACATCGACCCAATCTGA